Proteins from a genomic interval of Rhipicephalus sanguineus isolate Rsan-2018 unplaced genomic scaffold, BIME_Rsan_1.4 Seq67, whole genome shotgun sequence:
- the LOC119378067 gene encoding sodium/potassium-transporting ATPase subunit beta: protein MRSPHRRRHQSWRRWRRCERKCASGALPQRHSIDRRRAANMAGKEGDYYKADKKEGGFLRFLYNPDTKEVFGRTGLSWFKITVFYIIFYACLTAFWTIMLIVFYQTLDTIRPTWVLDGSAIGTIPGLGFRPRPPEKNVDSTLIYFKAGTGGNWKYWVEDLQEFLKDYDRQEADGEHLRTCSFEQPIDPKENKACRFALENIASNCSSAQQFGYEYGQPCVLLKLNRIFGWVPEPYDNGSYPQKLPDNVKNDYNPNYVYITCEGENVADVESMGPLAYFPSNRIENFYFPYKNTPGYLSPFVFVQFLRPERGVLINMECKAWAKNIKHDRQDRIGSAHFELMVD from the exons ATGAGGTCGCCGCACAGGCGGCGCCACCAGTCGTGGCGACggtggcggcgctgcgaacgcaAATGTGCATCCGGGGCTTTGCCTCAGCGTCATTCCATCGATCGCAGGCGCGCTGCAAACATGGCCGGCAAGGAGGGAGATTACTACAAGGCCGACAAAAAAGAAGGCGGCTTCCTGCGGTTTCTGTACAACCCCGACACCAAAGAAGTATTCGGCCGAACTGGCCTAAGTTGGT TTAAGATCACCGTTTTCTACATCATCTTCTATGCATGCCTTACTGCATTTTGGACCATTATGCTCATTGTGTTCTACCAGACACTGGACACAATAAGGCCTACATGGGTGCTAGACGGAAGTGCTATCGGAACAATTCCAG GGTTGGGCTTCCGCCCGCGACCACCAGAGAAAAATGTTGACAGCACCCTCATCTACTTCAAGGCTGGCACCGGAGGCAACTGGAAATACTGGGTAGAGGATCTTCAAGAGTTTCTGAAGG ACTATGACCGGCAAGAAGCGGACGGTGAGCACCTGCGTACATGCAGCTTCGAGCAGCCCATTGACCCCAAAGAAAACAAGGCATGCCGTTTCGCTCTCGAGAACATTGCTAGCAACTGCTCCAGTGCTCAGCAGTTCGGATACGAGTATGGCCAACCATGCGTCCTCCTGAAGCTCAACAGG ATTTTCGGCTGGGTACCAGAACCTTATGacaatggctcatacccacagAAGCTTCCAGACAATGTCAAGAACGACTACAACCCGAACTACGTCTACATCACTTGCGAGGGAGAG AACGTGGCCGATGTGGAGAGCATGGGCCCTCTGGCGTACTTCCCCAGCAACCGCATCGAGAATTTCTACTTCCCGTACAAGAACACTCCGGGCTACCTGTCGCCCTTCGTGTTCGTCCAGTTCCTGCGGCCCGAGCGAGGCGTCCTCATCAACATGGAGTGCAAGGCGTGGGCGAAGAACATCAAGCACGACCGCCAGGACCGCATAGGCAGCGCCCACTTTGAGCTCATGGTCGACTGA
- the LOC119378070 gene encoding uncharacterized protein LOC119378070, whose translation MSVTGVLAVAVTLIGFVVPFARCHGKPEYSQRGLQQELEVVSRILSVFAKQEKDPCIPRGRILAIIRTEKPRYNSTWSIVMVFISNLVLMFNLFVMVVTRYLRYDIRNSIGQLLREAADEDTMSPLPSSFY comes from the exons ATGTCGGTTACTGGCGTGCTAGCCGTTGCTGTCACGCTGATCGGCTTCGTGGTACCTTTTGCCAGGTGTCACGGAAAACCAGAGTACTCGCAACGAGGCCTCCAACAGGAACTCGAAGTCGTCAGCCGAATCCTGAGCGTCTTCGCGAAGCAAGAGAAAGATCCATGCATACCACGTGGGCGCATCTTAGCTATCATACGGACCGAAAAACCAAG GTACAACAGCACTTGGTCCATCGTAATGGTGTTCATATCCAACCTCGTCTTGATGTTCAACCTCTTCGTCATGGTGGTGACGCGGTACCTGCGCTACGACATTCGGAACAGCATTGGCCAGCTCCTCAGAGAGGCTGCTGATGAAGACACAATGTCGCCTCTTCCGAGCTCCTTTTATTAA